GCACCACAGGGCACAGAGGAGAACACACAGGGTTAGTGAAGGGAAGACCCTAATGCTGGACGTGTGTCAGGAGTATGTGTGTCTGTCACCACGGTGCCTGAGCCCTCCCTCCCATGCCAGCCACACTTAGGGTTGTTTTTTACTGCACGCTGCTATGTCTGGCCAAAGCATCTTGaattcagcagggagcaggtgtGCTAACAGTATTGCCATTGTTGTTATATTATGGACAGAGATTTTCAGGTGCATGACTGTCTCCACTTGCAGGGATATTCTGATTACAGGGAGGGTGTCTTGTCATGAGCTGTCCCCTCTTTAACTACACAATGTGGTCACAGTAGAggtaatttaaaatgtaaaattaactgggtttttttttatctttttatttcatgAGAGCCCAAGTTCTAACCTCAAAACCTTTACGTCTCATAAACGACTGTGCTCTGGTTATTGTGTAGTTTGGCTTGGTGTTTTCCACTGTTTCAGTGGTGTATTTACAGCTggttctgtgctgcagccaagTCATGACTTGGGCAGTCCCTTGGGGCTTCAGGGAAGCCAGTCCTTGCAGGGATAATCTGCCTGCCAGCAGAAGAATTATGTCTATGTTCATCAGTCTTGACAATCAGTCCCTTTTGCATTGGTTCACTCACACCCTATGTTATTTGATTACATTGCATTGTACAACTTCTTTTTTGGACTGTTGCAGAAACCTGGAAGCTGGAAGTGGAAGGCTTACCCATCTGTCTAGATCCTTACGAGACTTAGATCTGGGTGTGAGAAATGGATTGGATTAGATACAGTTGATCAGATCTGACAGAACTTTGTACAGTATAAATTCTCTATCCtctcctttattttctgttggtGACATATTTTATGACCTCCTTCTTTTGTTTGTAGGTGGAGTTGGCATGAATCTGACAGCAGCAGATACTGTTATTTTTACTGATAGTGATTTTAACCCACAAAATGACTTGCAAGCAATAGCAAGAGCTCACCGGATTGGGCAGCACAAGTGAGAAATGTCACTACTTGTGGTTTGGTTGCTGACTCTCTTGGCTTCTCAGTATTACTTTCTCCTTCCATAGGCAGTGGAAAGTTAAAGTATAAGGATAGATTGAAGATcagaggggagcagagaggatTTTGTGTCTTCATTTTCCAACTGCAGCCTCATACAATCTTGTCCTTGTCATGTATCCAGGGTGGGAACTTTGTAAATTTGGAGTAGGAGATGGAGGGTGGACGTTTGCCTGCACTTTTGCAGTGAGCAATTCCCCTGTGTCAAGCAGAATTGTGTTAGCATCACATTTCTGCTGAttatttttgctcattttgttCTTGCCTTCTTTACCTACCAAAGGAGTGGGTGAGGGGATAGTAAATACCTTAGTGCACCTCAAAACAAAGTAAGTAATAAGAATTTTCTTAAACTTTTCAAGGCCTGTAAAAATTATCCGTTTGATTGGGCGAGATACAGTTGAAGAAATAATCTACCGAAGAGCTGCCTCGAAGCTCCGGCTGACCAATGCCATTGTTGAAGGGGGGCAGTTTGCTCTGGGAGCACCCAAGCCTCAGGGAACAGCAGAGTTACAGGTAAACCAGAGTTGTATCCTCAATTTGACTCCAGTAACCACCTTAGAAATGTGCCAGAATGTTTCTGAGTTTACGTCGGATTTGAACTTCTGCAAAGAGTTGTGCATTGACGTGACAACTTCTGTATGTAGGAACCAAAACAACATCCCAGGTCCAGACAGCATCCAATGTTTGAAGACAGTTTTTGCAATTTTGAAGTGTGTTCATTGGGGAGAAGGGTGTGTTGTCTTTGAGAAGAGGGGAAGACAGAACCTTTCTTTGTCTTActtgttttttaattataattagTGGAAATTATAAAAAGTGGAAGCTGGACTCATTGTTTCTCAAACTGATCTGTCTCTGGTGTTTTTCTCTCACAAACAGAGCTGATAAGAAGTCAGGTGATAACTTAGTCAGCTTTTGGTTGTTAGTCTGAAACTCAGTCAACTTCTTTTGGCCCCTTGGCAAATACAGTGTCTCAGGAGTCAGGGCATAATTTATAATTCTGACCTGAAAGCTGAGGTTTCTGTTGAGAACTTGGCTTCAAAACATCAAGCAAAGTGACATTTAAGGGAACATATCCCCTGCATGCAGCTAAACCTAGGAGAAGTTTGGATTTAGTGTATCCTTTTCCCCTTTGCTTGCCCTTCCTGCCCCATCTGTGTGTATCTCAGCAATTAAAGTTTCTGTGGGAGAAGTGGAACTGAGCCCATAGGAAATTTCATGCTGTTATTTTTCTCCCCTTGAATTTTTATGGTATTTAGACTTTGGTTTTAAACGGATTGAGGGCAAAAGCAAGCCTGGCCTTTCTGGCTATGAAGAAAGCTGCTTGAATGCAGTCAGTACAGTGCTGTTTTGTCATTTAGCCCTGAAGAAAAACGACTGTTCAAGTCTGGATGAGTGATATGTTGTTGGGGCTTGTCCTGTCAGGTGTTGGGAGAATGGGGCATGTTAATGAATAAGTATTTTGACAGGCAGCCTTAAAGCTTAGGTTCCACCGCTCATACATCCTCTGCTTTTAAGCCTGAGAAGCTTGAGACATTGGAATTGACATGGAATTAGAGAATAATACTACTGAACTTCCCCTTCTCTTTGTTAAAGCTGAGTGAAATCTTGAAATTTGGCCTGGATAAATTGCTCTCCTCTGAGGGAAGTACTGTACAGCATGTGGAGCTGGAAAACATCCTTGGAGAGACAAAAGGAGGGCAGTGGATAATGGACACTGTGCTGCCACAAAAGGAAGAGAATGAAGAGGATGGTACAGACAGTAAGTTAAGAATCTAAATAGCTGGGTCACTTGAGAGCTGGTAAAGAAGGCTTCCCAGGCAGGGGTGGCATTTTGCAGGCAGTAAGTAGAAAAGCAGAATTGTAATTAAGATacttggattttgtttgtgGCCTATCCACAAACTTTACTTCTGAGTCTTTATGggtatttttgttctttttttctgtccttatTTGCCTGTTTGTAAGATAATGTTAACAATATTTACCCAGTTTTGGTGGCTGAGAGTTGAAttccttttcatattttaatacCTCAGATGGAAATTCCTGAGAAATGGGGAAATATTAATATTGTAGCTACtgcttttcccacagaaaaccGTTAAGATAGATCTACTGTTTTGGAGATGTTGCAGTAAGTTAAGGAAAGGCTGTGTAGCAggtgtttaattttttatttccaaataatgGATAATTGGCTATGAAAATCCAAAAGGTGAGGTAAGAAACAGAGTCATGGTATCTATAGAACTGAAACAAACCTACTCTGTCTTTAAAACTCTGCTTTCCAGCCCAAATGTCACCCAGTTGTGGTTAATTTTTCATAGCCCCGTACTAcctgaaaataaattctaagGATACTTCCCTCTTCCAATGCCTTCTTTCCCAGAAAAAGACTGAATTTTTGTCTGGGTACACAGCAGCACTTAAATACAGATTTGTGACTGAAGCTGAAATGTAGCTCTGCAGGACAGTTATTGTCCATCCAGCAGCAGTTGCCAGCAATGAGTAATTATTTGCTGAGAGTTAGCAAGAAGAGTGGTATTTTCTGGTGGTGACTTAAAAGAGGGGCAGTGGTACCACACTGTGTAATAAGTATAGGGAAAATAACTTAGGTGGTGAGCAGCAACCCTGGGCTGCCAGAGTtctgtgcttttatttcttttgggaagtcaaaagcaaaaatttgctttcccttttcaAGAGCTGCCTGTAACTACATAGCAGAGCTGAATGAATTCTCCACTGGCAGAGATGGAATGACCAAAGAGAACAGCGATGGAGccacaatttaaaataattaataaaattaaataggaAGAAAGCTTCCTTGCCAGTCTAAACATGTTAAATTATCTTAAATTAGAAGCCTTTGTGAGAGGAAGCAAATCTTGATCCTCCTGTTTCTACACTATACTGACTCTGGTCATACCAAAAAGCTGTGAGAGTGAAGATCTTTCTCTGCTGAGGGTAGAACAATGTCACAGaaaagccagattttttttGATCTCACTGTTCATTTTGGATGTTAGTAGGTTTCAGTTccttttcacacttttttttttgaagatcACATGTACGTGTATGAAGGCAAAGATTATTCAAAAGAACCCAgcagagaagacaaaaaagCATTTGATCAGCTTTTGGATCTTCAGAAAGCATTGATTGAAGAGACCAGTAAGGAAGGGAGAGCTCTCCGGAACAAAGCAAACGTAAGGCAGATGTGACAAGGAACATGATGCTCTTTCATTTGCTTGCGGAAAATGAAACTTGGCAGTTTTCTCTCTTTACCTACAGCTTGCAGAAGGCATGTTAAAAGATTTGGATGTCAGTGTACTAAAGTTGGCTCTGGAATCAGGGCTTGACAATTCAGCAGTTCTGCTAACAGATCTGAGATATGCTGAAGAGGGTACTTCTGTAAACTCAGGTCACAAAACTACGTATTATGTGACAATTGAGTTCTGATGATTGAGACTTGTGGACAAGTAAACAAATGGGAAAGGAATGTAGGTTAAGGAGGGCATCAGGCATGGCTTTAAGATGAGTAGTTTGTTTCTGTGATATGTCTTTCTTTCTCCAGGCCCTTCTCACAGGCCTTCGGGAACAGTCGGCCAGGAGGAAGCACTTGCTGAGTGAAGAGGAGCTGGAGGCTCGGAGGAAGAAGCgccaagaagcagcagcaaagagagCAAGGCTCATGGAGGAAaagaaggcagcaaaagcagaggcagagcacaaGAAAAAGTATGGTTTGTATTGCATCTACTACTTGTTAATCGATGTCTGTTGCACTGTATTCTTGGAATGTGTCTGATTATATCAGGAAATAATATGCTCAAACTATATAACATGGGTATGTGAAGGTGGAAAAATCGCTTGAGTCCCTAGCAAGGGTTCTTTCCTCCTGAATACCCTGCCTGACCTTAATTCATAGAGAGTGTCCTGAATAAGAGCCCCATGTCTGACTGTACAATCAATTAGTATTTGGCAGAAGCTTTCTGAATGTCACAGTTGGTCTGACATCTGTCACTGGCACATCTTAACTTTCTCCTTCTTGTTTCTCAGGTATTCTTCCTTTTCACCACTCCAAGTAGCTCCTTGCCCTTTGCTATGTGCTCACTTTTTCCATGCCTGCAACTGGCTTATCACATTACATGTGGCTCTTAATATTATAAATAAGAACTTTGGTAACCGTTGTTCTGGCCTAAaatggggagggagcagagggaatgcAGGTCTAGGTCTCCTGTTTTTCACTGCAATAATTTAAACCAAGCTGTGTGCCCCCACCTTTGATTTTCATTGAACATCTTCTTCTCTTGGTTTCAGAATGGCCTGGTGGGAGGCCAATCATTACACATCTACCTGCCTTCCTTCAGAGGAAAGTGGCTCAGAGGAGGAGTTTGAGGAGGATGAGTTGGGGCAAAATGTGGATTTAGATTACAAAAATGGAGACCAGAACTATATTAAATACGTCATGGGAGATGTAACCCACCCCCaagcagaagaggaagatgCCATCATTGTCCATTGCCTAGGTGGGACTTGTGAACAACAGGAGTATTGTTGGGTGGGGTGAATAGGGGAGCTGAATTGTCCCTAATGGTTCCATAGTTTctaattctgaaataatttggaTTTGAGTCTGACTTAATCTCAAGTGGTGCAGAGGCAATACAGCCTTTACTCCAGCATGTATAACCCACATAAGTACTAGCAAAGTGTGCAAGGGTCTTTGCATGCTTGCTCTGGATTTATGGGTAAACCTCTTCAAAGGGGCCTGTAGGGCTTGAAATTCTATATCTGCGGCTAAATTACGATGGTTCCTGAGAGCAGGGCCTTTTGTTTAACCTGTGGAAGCTGTAGGAATCAAACTGAGATACTGAAgttcatcttctttttctggTCAGCAGAGAGAGACGGACAGTTCCAGAGGCTGAGGTCAGAGTTTCTTGGTGGTTGTCTCTCCATACTGACAGTACAGAGGCTCTAGGCTAGTCTCCTAAGTTAAGGCCCCCTTTTAAGGCATTAAAGACATTAAAAGGAGTTTCTCCTGAAGCAGTGTTGGAGCTGCTCTCTGTCCAGGGCTACAGCAAAACATCAACATCTGCTTTGGCTTATGTTACACTGTGCATGAAAGCTCATGTTTGAAGTGCAAATGCCAAGTAGAAGTGAAAGACTGCAAATGTCAAACACCTGGTGTGGGAAGCCAAAGGCACCAATGTGGTGCATGCATGCTCTGTGTACCTATATGTACGTATGTGAGGATACTGTCAGGTTTATATGCTCAGTGCTATGGTTAGTGcttctttcagcattttcagtgaACAGTAAGGAATTTTTCTGTGGAGTTTTTCAGGGAACTGTGATaagtttgtttttctccaggGCTGAGGTTTATCCTTTAGGATAGTCCCTTGAATAGTGGTTGACTTAAGCTTGTATGTAGTTCCCATATCTGGTTTTGATAATCATTCATTGCCTGTGTACAGAGCAGGTGCCTTTCCTGCAGGGGTGGTCTCAACCTCACTTCTGAAAGGAATCTAACTTGTTGTTTCATTCTAGATGACTCCGGCCGCTGGGGAAGGGGTGGTTTATTCACTGCTCTAGAGGCTCGTTCTGATCAGCCAAGGAAAATATATGAGATGGCAGGAAAGATGAAAGGTAAGAGATTAAAATATGACCTGAGGCCAAGACACTCGAAAGAGGTAAAACCCCAGTGACACTGCAGGAGTGAAATGCCTGGATACCTCGATACTCGTGTGTTTTACTCTTTCTCTGGATATGTGCATCCCTAGCTCTCAAAGTAGTACTTCAGCGGGTGCTTTGACTTGGCTTGTTTGGAGTGTGAGAACTCTGTGTTGGTCATTCCAATCCGTCCTGCAAGTcataaaaaaaggggaaaaactccAATCTTGTACATTATTCACAGAGTGTTTTTCACTAAATAAGACAGAGCGCTGCATCTTCTGTCAAAGTGCTTTCAAGAAGGACCTCGGGCACCATTCAGCTGAGCCTTTGATTCCCTTCAAGCACTAATCTTTTCCTGAGCATATATTAACAGTTTTGAGATACCTGCAGCTGGTTAGAAATTAACATCTTACTGTAAGATGGAGCTGTTGATCTTTCTAATTCCCTGCAAGATGCTTTCTTCTCATTTCAGTGTCTCTCTTTCCATTTGTTGTCTTTAAttgggatgtgtgtgtgtgattgtGTGGCTAAGGAGAAAATGTTTGTCTTTCTTCCCTGAGCAGAGGATCTGACTGCGGAAACCATCATGAGGAGATACAGTTTCAGAGAATAATACAGAATGTGACAGTGAAATCACTGCTTCATTGACTGCTTGTTTATTCTTCAGGACTGATTTTTTATTGTTGTCCTGTTCTTTTTTCTGGACAGACTTGGAGTTAGGAGGAACCCTGCTATTCCCTATTGATGataaaaattccaggaaaaaaggacAAGATTTGGTGAGAATGAGAAGCTCTTTCCTGTATTGCTCTATCCATATATTTTTGAAGCTGTGTGAAATGAACCTTATGTCTTCTTTTTCACAATAATGTCACTGATTACTGAACATGGCTAAGTTGCAGTTAAATATTAGACATAAGGagttcttttcttcatttattaaaGGTAAAAGTTAGTAATGCAGTTTTccagcactgtcactgtgtctCTTAGTACTGTATATAGATTGTATTTCAATTTATTGTGTTTTCTCCTTAGCTGGCCTTGATTGTAGCTCAGCACCGAGATCGGTCCAACAACTTGTCTGGCATTAAGCTGTCAGCTTTGGAAAAGGGCCTGAAGAAGATTTATTTAGCAGCCAAGAAGAGGAATGGTAAGTGTCTGTGCAGCAGAACAGCAAATCTGTACATGTGTGGTTGCACCTAAAGATGATGACCAATTTCCACCTCTctactgttttttttctgaagtgaagTGAGATCTCCATTGCAGATAGGTTGCTCAAATgtgtttcttctgttctttattGTCTCTGTTCCCTCCTCAGCAACAGTGCATCTTCCACGGATTGGGTATGCAACAAAAGGCTTCAACTGGTACGGCACCGAGCGGCTCATCCGAAAGCATCTGGCAGCTCGGGGTGTGCCTACTCTTATGTATCCTTTTGGAGTGTGTCTCATTCTGTTCACCATCTAGTAGTGAAATGATCCTATAAATACCTTGGTAAATGCAAAACAAGGAAGTAAGGCGAGGCACAGATGCCACAGTCCAGCTAAAAAACTGGTTTCTCTCACTTTGCTGTCAGTATCCAGTATTTCTGACAGCATCCAGGTACTCAAAGACTTAGCATTTTGGGTGATAATGACAGATGAGTGTGATTCAGCATGCCTGTCAGGATTTGTTAAAACCAGGTGCTAGTCTTCTGTTGACAGCATGGACTTACCTGTATATGCCACATCTGTGGGGGGATATGACTGGAATTTCAGATAAATGGAAGTGActcagaaagcagcaaaagtgAGAATATAAAAAAACATTACAATGTTCCAAACAGGTGATAGCCTGCTTCCTTGGCTGAACATGATGAAAGTTGGTGTGTTAGGACAGGCTTAGGAAGGCTTTCACCTTCCAGGAAAGGAAGCAGGTTTACAAGGAGGCTCTGTTTTGCCACTTCTCTTGGAAGACATGCATTTGCTATACTGACACTGTCAGCAGTTCCATGAAACCAAAAACCTGAAACAAAGACAAAAGTATTCAGAATATTCTGGCTGTCTTCCTTGTTAACTCTGTTAGTGGACACGTCGTCTGGTGCTTGTTGGCAATGGACAGCATTTCCTTGACTTTCTATTAGATACTACTTCTCTAGGAATAAAGGTTCTTCCTCTGCTTCACAGCCATATTCATCTTCAACAACAGTCTCAAAGCCATGAACATGAAGTAATTTCACCAAGAACA
The sequence above is a segment of the Haemorhous mexicanus isolate bHaeMex1 chromosome 2, bHaeMex1.pri, whole genome shotgun sequence genome. Coding sequences within it:
- the CHD1L gene encoding chromodomain-helicase-DNA-binding protein 1-like codes for the protein MSRFFQALRRAGGARAGSPGVQEADVQRWGLTGIKLRPYQLEGVNWLVQCYEVQHGCILGDEMGLGKTCQTISLLLYLTKKLSNKERFLILCPLSVLSNWKEELERLAPGLPFITYVGSKEERPKLQENLKGDSHFHALLTTYEICLKDAAFLKSFNWAALVVDEAHRLKNQNSLLYKTLSEFSVGFSLLLTGTPVQNSLQELYSLLSLIEPDIFPQEKVKEFVEYYQVIEKEDEPAKELHSLLQPFLLRRVKSEVAAELPKKMEVVLYHGMSALQKKYYKAILTKDLDAFENEMGRKVTLQNVLIQLRKCVAHPYLFNGVEPEPFEIGDHIVEASGKMCLLDKLLSFLYAGGHRVLLFSQMTQLLDILQDYMDYRGYSYERLDGSVRGEERHLAIKNFGQQPIFIFLLSTRAGGVGMNLTAADTVIFTDSDFNPQNDLQAIARAHRIGQHKPVKIIRLIGRDTVEEIIYRRAASKLRLTNAIVEGGQFALGAPKPQGTAELQLSEILKFGLDKLLSSEGSTVQHVELENILGETKGGQWIMDTVLPQKEENEEDGTDNHMYVYEGKDYSKEPSREDKKAFDQLLDLQKALIEETSKEGRALRNKANALLTGLREQSARRKHLLSEEELEARRKKRQEAAAKRARLMEEKKAAKAEAEHKKKMAWWEANHYTSTCLPSEESGSEEEFEEDELGQNVDLDYKNGDQNYIKYVMGDVTHPQAEEEDAIIVHCLDDSGRWGRGGLFTALEARSDQPRKIYEMAGKMKDLELGGTLLFPIDDKNSRKKGQDLLALIVAQHRDRSNNLSGIKLSALEKGLKKIYLAAKKRNATVHLPRIGYATKGFNWYGTERLIRKHLAARGVPTLIYYFSRNKGSSSASQPYSSSTTVSKP